The following proteins come from a genomic window of Pararhodobacter sp.:
- a CDS encoding queuosine precursor transporter yields MTRFHLPGILAMAAIVVASNILVQFLLGNWLTWGALTYPFAFLVTDVMNRVYGPAAARRVVWAGFAVGVTCSLIGTQILFQGDGYTYPAVTLRIALGSGLAFLCAQMLDVALFDRLRGGVWWKAPLISTLVSSSLDTALFFTIAFSAALTILEPGNDTRWATEALPLLGFGPMAPLWVSLAVADWLVKLALSLVALAPFRAIVRKLT; encoded by the coding sequence ATGACCAGATTTCACCTTCCCGGCATTCTTGCCATGGCCGCGATTGTCGTCGCCTCGAACATTCTTGTGCAATTCCTGCTGGGCAACTGGCTGACCTGGGGCGCGCTGACCTATCCGTTCGCGTTTCTCGTCACCGATGTGATGAACCGCGTCTATGGCCCGGCGGCGGCGCGGCGCGTGGTCTGGGCAGGGTTCGCGGTTGGCGTCACCTGCTCGCTGATCGGCACGCAAATCCTGTTTCAGGGCGACGGGTACACCTATCCCGCTGTTACGCTGCGCATCGCGCTGGGCTCGGGGCTGGCGTTTTTGTGCGCGCAAATGCTTGATGTCGCGCTGTTCGACCGGCTGCGCGGCGGTGTCTGGTGGAAAGCACCGCTGATCTCGACGCTGGTCAGTTCTTCGCTGGATACGGCGCTGTTCTTCACGATTGCCTTCTCTGCGGCGCTGACAATCCTTGAGCCGGGCAACGATACACGCTGGGCAACCGAGGCCCTGCCGCTGCTGGGGTTCGGGCCGATGGCGCCGCTTTGGGTCTCGCTTGCGGTCGCCGACTGGCTGGTGAAACTGGCCCTGAGTTTGGTTGCGCTGGCACCGTTTCGCGCAATCGTCAGAAAACTGACCTGA
- the arfB gene encoding alternative ribosome rescue aminoacyl-tRNA hydrolase ArfB — MLWINDDITIQDWELAESFTRSSGPGGQNVNKVSTAVELRFEAARSPALTPAVKSRLKRLAGRRWSADGALVLRVEETRSQARNREIARERLADLIKQALVAPRRRIATKPTYSSQRRRIDAKTKRGSIKSLRGRVDESGE, encoded by the coding sequence ATGCTCTGGATCAACGACGACATCACCATCCAAGACTGGGAACTGGCCGAATCCTTCACCCGCTCGTCGGGGCCGGGCGGCCAAAACGTCAACAAGGTCTCGACGGCGGTCGAATTGCGGTTCGAGGCAGCGCGCAGCCCGGCGTTGACTCCGGCGGTGAAATCCCGGCTCAAACGGCTGGCCGGGCGGCGCTGGAGCGCCGATGGCGCGCTGGTGTTGCGCGTCGAGGAGACGCGCAGTCAGGCGCGCAACCGCGAGATTGCGCGCGAACGGCTGGCTGATCTGATCAAGCAGGCGCTTGTCGCCCCGCGTCGCCGGATCGCGACGAAACCGACCTATTCCAGTCAAAGGCGGCGGATTGATGCCAAGACCAAGCGCGGCTCGATCAAGTCCTTGCGCGGTCGAGTTGACGAAAGCGGCGAATAA